In Pseudomonadota bacterium, a genomic segment contains:
- a CDS encoding efflux RND transporter permease subunit — protein MILSEISIRRPVLATVLSLMIVLLGVVSFDRLSVREYPKIDPPVVSVRTVFKGATAQVVESVITTPIEDVLSGIEGVNTIRSKSKEEVSEITVTFVTDRDVEAAANDVRDRVARIQTLLPETAADPVVSKIEADAFPVMWLALKSDRHTPMELTDYSDRYLTDPLKTLPGVATVIIGGERRYAMRVWIDREKLAARGLTIQDVEVALRQQNLDSPGGRIESNDRELTVMTETDLKSPEAFNNMIIRESAGYPIRIRDVGRATPAPYENRKIVRISGEEALGLGIVKQSTGNTVALAQAVRDILPRLIAGLPEGMSLKVAVDTSEFISAAIDSVYQVLIEALILVVLVIFVFLRSVRATLIPIVTIPISLIGSFFFLYVLGFSINVLTLLGIVLSIGLVVDDAIVMLENIHRHIESGMNRFEAAMKGAKEIGFAVVAMTITLVAVFAPLVFITGRVGQLFIEFALTVVSAVLVSGFVALTLTPMMCSILLKGRESHGPLYKMSDLFFEKMNNGYAAILRFMLRGWYVVLGVFVIAMFAMVGLFLQLKPELSPLEDRGFLMAFAVAPEGATMQYTDRYMKQIASVLDQNVPEIETLFEVVAPGLERPNPVNFGIGFAVLEHWDTRKRNQLDIAKEITPKLYGGIPGVIAFAMNPLSLGQSFLSKEIEYVIYGNSYEELQGYVDKVKAKLSSYKGITGLDTDLKLNKPQLRVNIDRDKAASMGISMAAIGRTVEMLLGGVDVTRYKREGKQYDVVLQMEDEKRRQPTDLTSIYVRARSGQLVQLSNLVTIEETVTPKELNHFNKSRAAIINGNVDPSASLGQVLDHIDSIVAQELPKNVATDLNGASREFRESGDDMKVTLVLALIFIYLVLAAQFESFVGPLVIMLTVPLGFLGALFVMWLNAKLGDGGTLNIYSQIGLVMLVGLITKNGILIVEFANQLRRAGKEKVEAVLEASILRLRPILMTALATSLGALPLALSSGAGAESRRAIGWVIVGGVSIGTLLTLFIIPVAYSLIVRSTPRIRDGT, from the coding sequence ATGATCCTTTCTGAGATTTCCATACGTAGACCGGTGCTGGCAACAGTACTTAGTTTGATGATTGTGCTGTTGGGCGTCGTATCGTTCGATCGCTTATCGGTTCGAGAATATCCAAAAATAGATCCGCCGGTTGTTTCTGTCAGAACTGTTTTTAAGGGGGCGACCGCTCAGGTGGTCGAGAGCGTTATCACCACGCCAATCGAGGATGTCTTGTCTGGCATTGAAGGCGTCAACACCATTAGATCCAAGAGTAAAGAGGAAGTCAGTGAGATTACGGTTACGTTTGTAACGGATCGAGATGTCGAGGCTGCTGCGAATGACGTTAGAGATAGAGTGGCTCGTATACAAACCTTGTTGCCAGAAACCGCCGCCGATCCAGTGGTGTCTAAAATTGAGGCTGATGCGTTTCCTGTGATGTGGCTCGCGTTGAAAAGCGATCGGCACACTCCAATGGAGTTGACCGATTATTCGGATCGGTATTTAACGGACCCCTTGAAAACTCTTCCTGGTGTCGCTACGGTGATTATCGGTGGCGAACGTCGTTATGCGATGCGGGTGTGGATTGACCGAGAAAAATTAGCAGCACGAGGATTGACAATTCAAGACGTGGAAGTCGCGTTAAGGCAGCAAAACTTAGACTCCCCAGGTGGGCGTATTGAGAGTAACGATAGAGAACTAACGGTCATGACTGAAACTGACCTTAAGAGTCCCGAAGCATTCAATAATATGATCATTCGGGAATCGGCGGGATATCCAATACGAATTAGAGATGTGGGGCGCGCTACACCGGCACCCTATGAGAATCGAAAAATCGTTAGGATTTCTGGTGAAGAAGCGCTTGGCCTGGGGATTGTCAAACAGTCTACAGGGAATACCGTTGCACTCGCCCAAGCAGTTAGAGATATTCTTCCTCGGCTTATTGCGGGTCTGCCTGAAGGGATGTCGTTGAAGGTTGCGGTTGATACGTCTGAGTTTATATCTGCTGCTATTGATTCGGTGTACCAGGTGCTCATTGAGGCGCTGATCTTGGTTGTTCTTGTAATTTTTGTCTTTCTGCGCAGTGTTCGTGCGACTTTAATTCCTATTGTCACGATACCGATTTCACTCATTGGTTCGTTCTTTTTCCTCTACGTACTTGGTTTCTCAATCAACGTTTTGACGCTTTTGGGAATCGTGCTTTCGATTGGACTGGTGGTTGACGATGCAATTGTTATGTTAGAAAACATTCACCGTCATATTGAATCTGGAATGAATCGATTTGAAGCTGCTATGAAGGGCGCAAAAGAAATTGGTTTTGCCGTTGTTGCGATGACAATCACACTGGTTGCGGTATTTGCGCCGCTCGTATTCATAACAGGTCGAGTAGGTCAACTATTTATTGAATTCGCACTAACTGTAGTTTCTGCAGTATTGGTTAGTGGTTTTGTTGCCTTAACGTTAACACCTATGATGTGTTCCATTTTGTTAAAGGGGCGAGAGAGTCATGGCCCTTTGTACAAAATGAGCGACTTGTTTTTTGAAAAAATGAATAATGGTTATGCGGCCATTTTAAGATTCATGCTAAGAGGTTGGTATGTTGTGCTCGGTGTTTTTGTCATCGCTATGTTTGCCATGGTCGGTTTGTTCCTTCAGTTGAAGCCAGAGCTGTCTCCCCTAGAGGATCGGGGCTTCTTAATGGCATTTGCGGTTGCCCCGGAAGGAGCAACAATGCAGTACACCGATCGTTATATGAAACAAATTGCAAGCGTTTTAGATCAAAATGTTCCTGAAATAGAGACCCTCTTTGAGGTGGTGGCGCCAGGCTTAGAGCGGCCGAATCCCGTGAATTTTGGGATTGGTTTTGCCGTACTTGAGCACTGGGATACACGGAAGAGAAATCAACTCGATATCGCTAAAGAAATCACACCCAAGTTGTATGGTGGCATTCCCGGTGTAATTGCTTTTGCGATGAATCCGCTGTCTTTAGGGCAGAGTTTTTTGTCTAAGGAAATCGAATATGTAATTTATGGAAATTCATATGAGGAATTGCAAGGTTACGTAGATAAAGTGAAGGCAAAGTTGAGTAGTTATAAGGGCATTACCGGACTTGATACCGACCTTAAGCTTAATAAGCCTCAACTCAGAGTCAACATTGATCGTGACAAAGCGGCCTCAATGGGCATATCAATGGCTGCAATTGGTAGGACGGTAGAGATGTTATTGGGTGGGGTTGACGTAACACGCTATAAGCGAGAAGGAAAGCAGTATGACGTTGTTTTACAAATGGAAGATGAAAAGCGGCGGCAACCAACGGATTTAACCTCTATTTATGTCAGAGCGAGGAGTGGTCAGCTGGTTCAGTTATCAAATCTTGTGACCATAGAGGAGACGGTTACGCCGAAAGAGTTGAATCACTTTAATAAATCCCGTGCTGCGATCATTAACGGAAACGTAGATCCCAGCGCTAGTCTAGGACAGGTGCTCGACCACATCGATTCCATTGTGGCTCAGGAGTTACCCAAAAATGTGGCAACTGATCTGAATGGAGCATCGAGAGAATTTAGGGAAAGTGGGGACGATATGAAAGTAACTTTGGTACTTGCCCTCATCTTTATTTACCTTGTTCTAGCTGCTCAGTTTGAGAGCTTTGTTGGACCGTTGGTTATTATGCTGACGGTGCCTTTGGGATTCCTCGGCGCTCTTTTTGTGATGTGGCTTAACGCTAAACTCGGAGATGGGGGCACCTTAAATATTTATAGTCAAATTGGCTTAGTCATGTTGGTTGGTTTGATTACTAAGAACGGGATTCTCATTGTGGAGTTTGCAAATCAACTGCGCAGAGCGGGAAAGGAAAAAGTAGAGGCAGTCTTAGAGGCATCAATTTTAAGATTGCGCCCTATTTTGATGACTGCATTGGCAACGTCACTGGGCGCCTTGCCATTAGCGCTATCTTCTGGTGCCGGGGCTGAATCCAGACGAGCGATTGGTTGGGTGATTGTTGGGGGTGTTTCTATTGGAACTTTGTTGACATTGTTTATTATCCCTGTGGCGTATTCTTTAATTGTTAGAAGTACACCTCGTATTAGGGATGGCACATAG
- a CDS encoding efflux RND transporter periplasmic adaptor subunit, whose amino-acid sequence MLKTKSRLAFWVVILAAVLGLFVYLNWPFGEVENTPEKVEQAAPAKPQGLPVQAVPVIVSDLLDEIAAIGTVEANESVRIRTEINGRLLKLNFEEGQKVQKGQLLVALDDGEPRAQLAAINAELRTEKQRFLRSKELYEQKFISKEALDLQAGTVDRLAAMVQEADARLKKTVVTAPFSGVIGLRKVSLGAYLQAGDDIARLEDISSVKVDFRVPEVYLAKVSPGQSISVVVDSFPNAVFEGKVYAIEAGMDTETRTALVRAKLSNKAGQLRSGMFGRVSLIMAKKKDAVSVPEQALWPQGAENFVYKVIDGKVALTKVELGQRSPGQVEVLEGLMPGDIVVTEGQMKIQDGAPVTVLGGAK is encoded by the coding sequence TTGTTGAAAACAAAAAGTCGCTTAGCGTTTTGGGTAGTGATTCTGGCCGCAGTATTGGGCTTGTTTGTATATCTAAATTGGCCCTTTGGAGAGGTTGAGAACACGCCTGAAAAAGTTGAACAAGCCGCCCCAGCTAAACCTCAAGGTTTGCCCGTGCAGGCGGTGCCTGTAATTGTTAGTGATCTATTAGATGAGATTGCCGCTATTGGTACTGTAGAGGCGAACGAATCAGTTCGAATTAGGACGGAGATTAATGGTCGCCTCTTGAAATTGAATTTTGAAGAAGGACAGAAGGTTCAAAAAGGTCAGTTGCTCGTGGCCTTAGATGACGGAGAGCCCCGCGCCCAACTCGCAGCAATTAACGCGGAGCTTCGAACAGAGAAGCAAAGATTCTTGAGGTCTAAAGAACTGTATGAGCAAAAGTTCATCAGTAAGGAAGCTCTGGATTTACAAGCAGGTACAGTTGACCGTTTGGCTGCAATGGTTCAAGAGGCGGATGCGCGTCTGAAAAAAACAGTAGTTACGGCACCATTTTCGGGTGTAATAGGTCTGCGTAAAGTCAGTCTCGGGGCTTATCTGCAGGCTGGTGACGACATTGCAAGATTAGAGGATATTAGCTCGGTAAAAGTAGACTTTAGAGTTCCTGAAGTGTATCTCGCTAAAGTTAGTCCCGGTCAATCTATATCCGTAGTCGTTGACTCTTTTCCAAATGCTGTATTTGAAGGGAAAGTGTATGCAATTGAAGCTGGTATGGACACAGAGACAAGGACGGCGCTCGTGCGTGCGAAATTAAGTAACAAGGCAGGTCAATTACGCTCCGGGATGTTTGGGAGGGTATCCCTTATTATGGCCAAAAAGAAAGATGCGGTATCAGTTCCCGAGCAAGCGCTTTGGCCGCAAGGCGCGGAGAACTTTGTTTACAAGGTTATAGACGGCAAAGTGGCACTCACGAAGGTAGAGCTCGGGCAGAGAAGTCCTGGGCAGGTTGAGGTCCTCGAAGGATTAATGCCTGGTGACATTGTTGTGACCGAAGGGCAGATGAAAATTCAAGATGGTGCGCCAGTGACAGTATTAGGTGGTGCGAAATAA
- the trxA gene encoding thioredoxin, whose translation MSVADLTGDTFDQAVKENEMVIIDFWAPWCGPCKTFAPVFEAASEKYTGVYFAKVNSEEEQELTSTFGIRSIPTLVVIREQVILYSKPGAVPAYSLEGLLDRMGKLDMAQVRDEIERSQSKS comes from the coding sequence ATGTCAGTAGCTGACTTGACTGGTGATACGTTTGACCAAGCCGTTAAAGAAAACGAAATGGTTATTATCGATTTTTGGGCGCCCTGGTGTGGGCCATGCAAGACGTTTGCGCCAGTGTTTGAGGCTGCCTCGGAGAAATATACAGGGGTATATTTTGCCAAAGTGAATTCTGAAGAAGAGCAGGAGTTAACCTCTACCTTTGGGATCCGTTCCATCCCTACGTTGGTAGTTATTCGGGAGCAAGTTATCCTTTACTCAAAGCCAGGAGCTGTTCCAGCTTACTCGCTTGAAGGGCTGCTTGACCGAATGGGTAAGCTGGATATGGCTCAGGTACGTGATGAGATCGAAAGATCGCAGTCAAAATCTTAA
- a CDS encoding efflux RND transporter permease subunit: MIVGIVRNSIKYAGVVVTLAITVISYGLYTISNANLDVFPEFSPSQVVLQIEAQGYSSELVEKLVTQPIENALMGIPELANIRSQSIPGLSVVTVIFKDGSDVYLNRQVVGERIAALAIEMPRGVDAPTMTPLTSSASTVLGIGVTSDKRSLSELRTIVDWSIRPHLLAVPGVAEVNVFGGDVEQWQIQVDLQKLEQANVSFQHLIDAAKSATGMVGTGFIKTPNQHVNIQMDGQPRDLGDLEHLIVESRAGVNIHLGDLTKVIAGPAPSIGAASIDAQPGVFLMIQGQLGANTYAVTQDLERAILELEPLIKREEITLHKNLFRPANFIETAVENVQRDVLIGSVLVIGILFLFLYNVRTAIICAVAMPVSLLSAVIVLDALDVALNVMVIGGLAIALGEVVDDAIIDTENIFRRLRLNQIAGGGQRVSDVVLEASVEVRSSVVYATFIVVLAFVPLLTLSGIAGKLFAPLGLAYIFAILASLVTAVTLTPALCYLLLGSSNLSADDPPAVSFIRPQYEKLLVWFEGKFARNLTVVIVLVISGICVFPLFSGEFIPALKEGHYIAHMTAVPGTSERESLRIGDRVSAALGEIDGVESVAQWVGRSKNGADTFGTHYSEFEIEVGALDGDEQERVLSEIRDVLGGQKVGHFPGLSFGVNTFLTERIEETITGFAAPFVATIYGSNLDTLDRDARQVAASLNQVYGSEDVQIQAPAGTPQLDIRLRHARLSALGVTPGEVLQVVSAAYDGEVVGQIRKENRVVDIVVILEDSLRQNVRLLSDLLIKKIGDSVVRLSDVADISLIGGRYKILHSDGRRVQTVTARFSGRDLGSFGFRAKEKILADVVLSPGNYVVFSGTAESERKAKADLVVHSLLAGVGIFILLYIAFNQLHNMAITFLNLPFALVGGVIAVIFSGGWLSLGSLVGFVTLFGITLRNSIMLVSHYQYLVEVEKVAWNFDTVVRGASERLTSILMTALVTGLALLPLALGTGEPGREIEGPMATIIVGGLFTSTLLNLLVLPTILYHFGRFHRSSSLV, from the coding sequence ATGATTGTCGGAATCGTTCGTAATTCGATCAAATATGCTGGGGTCGTTGTCACTCTCGCAATTACCGTTATCAGCTATGGTTTGTATACCATTTCTAATGCCAACTTAGATGTTTTTCCTGAGTTTTCGCCAAGCCAAGTTGTTCTTCAGATAGAGGCTCAAGGCTATTCTTCCGAATTAGTTGAGAAGTTAGTAACGCAGCCGATAGAAAATGCCTTAATGGGAATCCCGGAGCTAGCGAATATCCGTTCCCAGTCAATACCCGGATTGTCGGTTGTAACCGTAATTTTTAAGGACGGTAGCGATGTTTATCTCAACAGGCAGGTGGTTGGGGAGCGCATAGCGGCCCTAGCAATCGAAATGCCACGAGGGGTAGACGCCCCAACCATGACCCCTCTGACCTCTTCTGCCAGTACGGTTTTAGGTATTGGCGTGACCTCAGACAAACGTTCTCTTTCTGAGTTGAGGACTATAGTGGATTGGAGCATACGCCCTCATTTATTGGCTGTCCCTGGTGTCGCTGAAGTTAACGTTTTCGGTGGCGATGTTGAGCAGTGGCAAATTCAGGTGGACCTTCAAAAATTAGAACAGGCCAATGTTTCATTTCAACACTTAATAGATGCCGCAAAATCTGCGACAGGTATGGTGGGGACGGGTTTCATTAAGACACCTAACCAACATGTGAATATTCAAATGGATGGGCAGCCAAGAGATTTGGGGGATCTTGAGCATTTGATCGTTGAGTCGCGTGCTGGAGTCAATATTCATCTTGGAGATTTGACCAAGGTTATCGCTGGCCCTGCGCCATCTATTGGCGCTGCGTCCATTGATGCGCAGCCTGGTGTTTTTTTAATGATACAAGGGCAGCTAGGTGCCAATACGTACGCGGTCACGCAAGACCTAGAACGGGCGATATTAGAACTTGAACCATTAATTAAGAGAGAGGAAATTACTCTTCACAAGAATCTTTTTAGGCCAGCGAATTTTATAGAAACAGCAGTTGAAAATGTACAGCGTGACGTGCTAATTGGTTCGGTCCTTGTGATTGGTATTTTGTTCCTATTCCTCTATAACGTGCGTACAGCAATCATATGCGCCGTCGCTATGCCAGTATCTTTACTGTCCGCAGTGATTGTTCTCGATGCACTTGATGTGGCACTCAATGTGATGGTTATTGGAGGCTTAGCAATTGCTCTTGGAGAGGTGGTAGATGATGCCATTATTGATACAGAGAATATCTTTAGACGGCTGAGATTAAATCAAATTGCAGGCGGGGGACAAAGAGTATCTGACGTGGTTTTGGAAGCCTCAGTGGAGGTGAGGAGTTCGGTAGTTTATGCCACCTTTATTGTCGTTTTGGCGTTCGTACCACTTTTAACTTTGTCAGGTATTGCAGGCAAACTTTTTGCACCGCTTGGGCTCGCTTACATATTTGCCATATTGGCATCTTTAGTGACGGCAGTAACGCTCACTCCCGCTTTGTGTTATCTACTTTTAGGTAGCAGTAACTTATCAGCAGATGATCCTCCAGCAGTTTCATTTATTCGGCCTCAGTATGAGAAGCTTTTGGTTTGGTTTGAGGGGAAATTCGCGCGTAATCTTACGGTGGTTATCGTTCTCGTTATCTCTGGCATCTGTGTTTTCCCATTATTTTCTGGCGAGTTTATTCCCGCCTTGAAGGAGGGGCACTATATTGCTCATATGACGGCTGTTCCTGGCACATCAGAGAGAGAGTCGTTGAGAATTGGTGATCGAGTATCTGCGGCATTGGGTGAAATTGATGGGGTCGAATCTGTAGCACAATGGGTAGGGCGCTCTAAAAATGGTGCAGACACTTTTGGAACGCATTACAGTGAATTTGAGATAGAAGTTGGCGCTTTAGATGGAGACGAACAAGAACGAGTTCTCTCTGAAATACGGGATGTGCTTGGTGGGCAGAAAGTTGGACATTTTCCTGGATTAAGTTTTGGTGTTAATACATTTTTGACAGAGCGTATCGAAGAGACGATCACTGGTTTCGCTGCCCCGTTTGTCGCTACGATTTATGGGTCCAATCTCGATACTTTAGATCGTGATGCGCGTCAGGTTGCCGCTAGCTTAAATCAAGTCTATGGTTCAGAAGATGTTCAGATACAGGCGCCCGCTGGTACGCCGCAGCTGGATATTAGACTACGACACGCCCGTTTGTCGGCATTGGGCGTGACGCCAGGTGAGGTGCTTCAGGTGGTCAGTGCGGCATATGACGGTGAAGTAGTGGGCCAGATTAGAAAGGAAAACCGGGTTGTCGATATTGTCGTAATTCTTGAAGATTCACTCAGGCAGAACGTACGCTTGTTGTCTGACTTATTGATTAAGAAAATTGGGGATTCTGTCGTTCGGTTGTCAGATGTTGCCGATATTAGCTTGATTGGTGGTCGATATAAAATACTGCATTCTGATGGTCGCCGAGTACAAACGGTCACTGCGAGATTCTCGGGCCGAGACTTGGGTTCCTTTGGATTTAGAGCGAAAGAGAAAATTTTGGCTGATGTGGTGCTCTCACCCGGCAATTATGTTGTCTTTTCTGGGACTGCTGAATCCGAGCGGAAGGCAAAGGCGGATTTAGTGGTTCATTCGTTGTTAGCCGGAGTCGGCATCTTCATACTCCTTTATATTGCTTTTAATCAACTGCATAATATGGCGATCACCTTCTTGAATTTACCTTTTGCTCTTGTTGGTGGGGTAATTGCAGTGATATTCTCCGGAGGTTGGCTATCTCTAGGCTCCTTGGTGGGATTTGTGACTTTGTTTGGCATTACGCTCAGGAACTCCATCATGCTGGTATCTCATTATCAATACCTTGTTGAAGTTGAGAAAGTTGCTTGGAATTTCGATACAGTCGTAAGAGGGGCTTCTGAGCGACTAACTTCCATTCTGATGACCGCTCTAGTGACTGGTCTTGCCTTATTGCCGCTAGCCCTAGGGACTGGAGAGCCTGGTCGAGAAATTGAGGGGCCCATGGCGACCATTATTGTAGGTGGACTCTTTACGTCAACCCTTTTGAATCTTCTTGTGCTTCCTACCATTTTGTATCACTTTGGTAGGTTCCATCGCTCAAGCTCTTTAGTATAA
- a CDS encoding TolC family protein — protein MKSYVPDTPKKAQITQDFESREVMLNNLASFVTESGYGRSWPPDRWGLEELMYAGLYLSPRLEVARKNIELSEVSAQSSGLGVWQKVQVATEYHTKEVNGQEPWGVGFAVDLPFFSKKKREALSQKSLFYLDGAALELTQEIWSLHSSLRNNLFRLAANEAKRKLYVQKIKLAEELNGLIEARFSYGFTDRQELDKRRFDLGLFRELELDLEMERLEIISLMAGLIGISAADLQKLDLETSDFDQIFTMEALDFRGAALRNRIDLQKSLIDFGIADVELKLALIKQYPEISIAPGYFWDQGDNIWNFALGLVLPNHADAFISQAEASRSLKHLQVKEKQINILVEIDRNHAAALSAQDRLQQSSLNLRRAHSMFSGKEDGFSAGDISRVELYDARLNYIQIAERFIDNKVTFFSAVAELEDSCQTPLVFKYRFPMVMNKH, from the coding sequence ATGAAGAGCTATGTTCCCGATACGCCCAAAAAAGCGCAAATAACGCAAGATTTTGAGTCTAGGGAGGTAATGCTTAATAATTTGGCTAGTTTTGTGACTGAGTCGGGCTATGGCCGATCTTGGCCGCCTGACCGATGGGGGCTTGAGGAGCTCATGTATGCGGGGCTCTACCTCAGTCCGAGGCTTGAGGTTGCTCGAAAAAATATAGAGTTGTCTGAGGTTTCAGCCCAATCGTCGGGTCTAGGGGTGTGGCAAAAAGTCCAAGTGGCTACTGAGTACCATACAAAGGAAGTAAATGGGCAAGAGCCTTGGGGAGTGGGGTTCGCGGTAGATTTACCGTTTTTCTCGAAAAAAAAACGAGAGGCTTTGTCGCAAAAGTCATTGTTCTATTTGGATGGAGCAGCGCTCGAGCTTACTCAAGAAATATGGTCGCTGCATTCGTCCCTGCGCAATAATTTATTCCGTTTGGCTGCAAATGAGGCTAAACGAAAACTCTATGTTCAGAAAATAAAGTTAGCGGAAGAGTTAAATGGGCTTATTGAAGCTAGATTTTCTTATGGCTTCACAGATCGACAGGAGTTAGATAAAAGACGGTTTGATCTGGGACTATTTCGTGAGCTTGAGCTAGATCTTGAAATGGAAAGACTCGAGATTATTTCTTTGATGGCTGGCTTGATAGGCATTTCTGCGGCTGACTTGCAAAAACTTGATCTCGAGACGTCTGATTTTGATCAGATCTTCACAATGGAAGCTCTAGATTTTAGGGGTGCTGCGTTACGTAATCGTATTGATTTACAAAAATCTCTTATTGATTTCGGTATTGCCGATGTTGAATTGAAGCTGGCTCTTATCAAACAGTACCCCGAGATATCGATAGCTCCAGGCTATTTTTGGGATCAGGGAGACAATATTTGGAATTTTGCATTGGGATTGGTTTTACCAAATCATGCTGATGCATTCATTTCGCAGGCGGAGGCCTCGAGGTCGCTGAAACATCTGCAAGTTAAGGAAAAGCAAATTAATATTCTTGTTGAGATTGATCGAAATCATGCCGCTGCCCTGTCTGCTCAAGATAGGTTGCAACAGAGTAGCTTAAATTTACGCCGAGCCCATAGCATGTTTTCCGGTAAAGAAGACGGATTTAGCGCGGGAGATATCAGCCGAGTTGAACTCTACGATGCACGTTTAAATTATATTCAGATAGCAGAACGGTTTATTGACAATAAAGTTACCTTTTTTTCTGCAGTCGCTGAACTTGAGGATTCGTGTCAAACTCCATTAGTTTTTAAGTATCGGTTCCCGATGGTTATGAATAAACACTAG